The DNA window CCCGGCCGTGAGGGTCTCGACCTGCGAGCCGACTGCGCCGACTGCTTCGGACTGTGCTGTGTCGCACTCGCCTTCACGGCCTCCGCCGACTTCGCGGCCGACAAGGACGCCGGGCAGCCCTGCACCCACCTGCGGACCGACTTCCGCTGCGGCATCCACGAGCGCCTGAGGCCGGAGGGCTACCAGGGCTGCACGGTGTACGAGTGCTTCGGCGCCGGGCAGCGGATATCGCAGATCACGTACGCGGGCCGGGACTGGCGCGAGGCCCCCGGCACCGCCCGGCAGATGTTCGCGCTGCTCCCGGTCGTGCGGCAGCTCCACGAGCTGCTCTGGTACCTCACCGAGGCGCTGGCCCTGGAACCGGCCCGCCCGCTCCACGGCGACCTGCGCGCCGCGCTGACCAGGATCGAGCGCCTCACCGAGGGCACGCCCGGGGAACTGCTCGCCCTGGACGTGGCCGAGCACCGGCAGGAGGTCAACGCGCTTCTTCTGCGTACGAGCGAACTGGTGCGGGCCGGCGCCACGAAGGACGCCAGGGGCAGGAAGAGCGGCAGGAAGAAGGACCGCAGGGGCGCCGACCTCATCGGCGCGAACCTCAGGGGCGCCGACCTGCACGGCGCCAACCTCAGGGGGGCGTACCTGATCGGCGCCGACCTCCGGGGCGCCGACCTGAGGGTGGCCGACCTCATAGGCGCCGACCTCCGCGATGCCGACCTCTCGGGCGCCGACCTCACCGGCGCCTTCTTCCTCACCCAGTCGCAGCTGAACGCGGCGAAGGGCGACGCCGGCACCAGGCTTCCGCCCGCACTGACGCGCCCTGCGCACTGGTGACGAGAGCCGCCCGGATCAGCCCGCCGACTCGCCCGCGTGGGGGCTCAGCGTGTCGGTGCCGACCAGGACGAACAGCAGGATGCCGAGCAGGATCCGGTAGATCACGAACGGCATGAAGCTCTTGGTCGTGATGAACTTCATGAACCACGCGATCACCGCGTACCCGACCACGAAGGCGATGATCGTCGCGAAGATCGTCGGGCCCCAGGACACATGGCCGCCCTCGCTCGCGTCCTTCAGCTCGAAGGCACCGGACGCCAGCACCGCGGGGATGGCCAGCAGGAACGAGTAGCGTGCCGCCGCCTCGCGGGTGTAGCCCATCAGCAGTCCGCCGCTGATCGTCGCGCCGGAGCGGGAGACGCCCGGGATCAGGGCCATGGCCTGGCAGACGCCGAAGATCAGGCCGTCCCGGACGCCCAGCTCCTTGAGCGTCTTGCGCTCCCTGATCGCGCGGTGCTTGCCGCCGGCCTCGTCGCGGGCCGCGAGGCGGTCGGCGATGCCGAGGACGATGCCCATGACGATCAGGGTGGTGGCGATCAGCCGCAGGTCGCGGAAGGGCCCCTCGATGTGGTCCTTGAGGGTGACGCCGAGCACGCCGATGGGGATGGAGCCGACGATGACGAGCCAGCCCATCTGGGCGTCGTGGTCACCGCGCATGGACCGGTCGACGAGGGACTTGCACCACGCGGAGACGATCCGGGCGATGTCCTTGCGGAAGTAGATGAGGACGGCTGCCTCGGTACCGATCTGAGTGATCGCGGTGAAGGCCGCACCGGGGTCGTGCCAGCCGGCGAAGGCGGCTGTCAGTCGCAGGTGGGCGCTCGACGAGATCGGCAGAAACTCGGTGAGCCCCTGGACGAGTCCGAGGATGAATGATTCGAACCAACTCATGGGGCTAATGCCGTCCCGGATGTATTTGCGCAGCGGTGTGCAGCGTGCAGGTGCAGTCAAGGTCAGTTGGTGGGCAGCGTATCGCCCGAAGATGTCGGCGCTGCGGGAAGCCCCCGACTGCGTACCCGATCAGGCGGGGAGGGGGCCCGCGGCCGTCCGGCCGGGCGCCGGGGCGTGCGGGACCGGGAGCGCTTCAGACACCCGGCTGCCCGCCGCGCAGGCGGTGGCGCTTGCGCCAGGCGACCACCGCGGCGGCGAGCCCCGACAGGGCGATGAAGCCCATCGCGATCAGGAAGGCGGGCGAGGTGGGGGACGACGCACTGCTGCCCGCGATGACGTACGCCGCCGTGTTCGGGATCGAACCGATCCCGGTGGCCAGCAGGAACGGGAGCCACCCCATGCGGGAAATGGCCGCGCAGTAGTTGGCCGCCGCGAACGGCACACCGGGGAACAGCCGGATGGCGAGCATCGTACGGAACCCGTGCCGGCTCAGCTGGCCGTCCGCCGCGAGCAGCGCCCGCCCGCGCAGCAGCGGTCGCAGCGCGTCCTGCCCGAGCAAGCGGCCCAGACCGAAGGCGATCCCGGCGCCGACGACCGTTCCGGCGACCGCGGCGGCGAGCCCGGCCTGGGAGCCGAAGAGCGCGCCGGCGGCCAGGTTGAGGATCGGACGCGGTACGAACGCCGCCGTGCACAGCCCGTACGCCGCCCCGAAGAGCACGACGGCGCCCGCGCCGCTCAACTGCGGTGGCCAGCCGGCACTCAGGAGCCGCTGCGGCTCGAAGACCAGCACTGTCGTGAGCGCCGCCGCGAGCATCACCACGAGGAACGACAGCCGGGAGCGAGGGGAGAGCAGCTTTCGCGTGCGGCGGACAGTGAGCCCGGCGGGCGGGGCGGCGGTGTCGAGCATCCGGGGAGACTAACCGACAAGCGGATGTGATCGCCGTAACGCGCACCGCGGGCGCCCGTAAGGCACACCGCACACGCACGTACGCCCACCGCACGCACCCGTGACGCCCACCGCACGCACGGTCCCGCGCGGCCGGCCGGTGACGGATAAATCGTTCGACGTGCCGGGGCCCGTGGGCGAGGATCAGCCCATGTTCAGGCACGCCTTCCCCGCAGCACGGACCGCAGTCGCGGCCGCGCCGAAGGCTGCCGTCCTCACCCTCGACGCAACGGCAGACGCAACGGCAGACGCGACGGCAGTCGCAGCGGCGCTCGCAACCGCAGTGACAGCCGCAGCCGCAGCCACACCCGCAGCAGCGGTCGCCGCTGCCGCAGCGCCCTTCGGCGGCGCCCGAAGCTGACCCTTCCCGGATCGTCCGGCGGACCCCACAGGGGGAGGGTCGGCACGGCCCAGGGGTCCCCTTTCAGCTTCGACCTTCCGAGGAAGATCACCATGCCCAAGACGGCATACGTGCGCACCAAGCCGCACCTCAACATCGGCACCATGGGTCACGTCGACCACGGCAAGACCACCCTGACCGCCGCCATCACCAAGGTCCTCAGCGAGCGCGGGACCGGCACGTTCGTGCCGTTCGACCGCATCGACCGCGCGCCCGAGGAGGCGCAGCGCGGCATCACCATCAACATCGCTCACGTCGAGTACGAGACCGACACCCGCCACTACGCGCACGTCGACATGCCCGGCCACGCCGACTACGTCAAAAACATGGTCACCGGAGCCGCGCAGCTCGACGGTGCGATCCTCGTCGTGTCCGCTCTCGACGGCATCATGCCGCAGACCGCGGAGCACGTCCTGCTCGCCCGCCAGGTCGGGGTCGACCACATCGTCGTCGCCCTCAACAAGGCCGACGCGGGCGATGAGGAGCTGACCGACCTGGTCGAGCTGGAGGTGCGCGACCTGCTGTCCGCGCACGGCTACGGCGGCGACGCGGTGCCGGTCGTGCGCGTGTCCGGGCTCAGGGCGCTGGAGGGCGACTCGCGCTGGACGGCGGCGATCGAGGCGCTGCTGGACGCGGTGGACACGTACGTACCGATCCCC is part of the Streptomyces agglomeratus genome and encodes:
- a CDS encoding pentapeptide repeat-containing protein, producing MSEQRVHAQSVPGREGLDLRADCADCFGLCCVALAFTASADFAADKDAGQPCTHLRTDFRCGIHERLRPEGYQGCTVYECFGAGQRISQITYAGRDWREAPGTARQMFALLPVVRQLHELLWYLTEALALEPARPLHGDLRAALTRIERLTEGTPGELLALDVAEHRQEVNALLLRTSELVRAGATKDARGRKSGRKKDRRGADLIGANLRGADLHGANLRGAYLIGADLRGADLRVADLIGADLRDADLSGADLTGAFFLTQSQLNAAKGDAGTRLPPALTRPAHW
- a CDS encoding undecaprenyl-diphosphate phosphatase; protein product: MSWFESFILGLVQGLTEFLPISSSAHLRLTAAFAGWHDPGAAFTAITQIGTEAAVLIYFRKDIARIVSAWCKSLVDRSMRGDHDAQMGWLVIVGSIPIGVLGVTLKDHIEGPFRDLRLIATTLIVMGIVLGIADRLAARDEAGGKHRAIRERKTLKELGVRDGLIFGVCQAMALIPGVSRSGATISGGLLMGYTREAAARYSFLLAIPAVLASGAFELKDASEGGHVSWGPTIFATIIAFVVGYAVIAWFMKFITTKSFMPFVIYRILLGILLFVLVGTDTLSPHAGESAG
- a CDS encoding TVP38/TMEM64 family protein, translating into MLDTAAPPAGLTVRRTRKLLSPRSRLSFLVVMLAAALTTVLVFEPQRLLSAGWPPQLSGAGAVVLFGAAYGLCTAAFVPRPILNLAAGALFGSQAGLAAAVAGTVVGAGIAFGLGRLLGQDALRPLLRGRALLAADGQLSRHGFRTMLAIRLFPGVPFAAANYCAAISRMGWLPFLLATGIGSIPNTAAYVIAGSSASSPTSPAFLIAMGFIALSGLAAAVVAWRKRHRLRGGQPGV
- the tuf gene encoding elongation factor Tu, with translation MPKTAYVRTKPHLNIGTMGHVDHGKTTLTAAITKVLSERGTGTFVPFDRIDRAPEEAQRGITINIAHVEYETDTRHYAHVDMPGHADYVKNMVTGAAQLDGAILVVSALDGIMPQTAEHVLLARQVGVDHIVVALNKADAGDEELTDLVELEVRDLLSAHGYGGDAVPVVRVSGLRALEGDSRWTAAIEALLDAVDTYVPIPERYTDAPFLMPVENVLTITGRGTVVTGAVERGTVRIGDRVEVLGADTETVVTGLETFGKPMESAEAGDNVALLLRGLPRDAVRRGHVVAAPGSVTPTRRFTAQVYVLSAREGGRTTPVSSGYRPQFYIRTADVVGDIDLGATAVARPGDTVTVTVELGREVPLEPGLGFAIREGGRTVGAGTVTGLLA